The Elusimicrobiota bacterium region CGTAGAGCCCCTCGGGGTCGATCTCCCAGCCCCAGGCGGTGAACCGGCCGCGCGGGTTCTTCACGAAGCGGAAGAGCCCCGCGATGGAGAACTCGCAGTCCTCCTCGGGGCGGCCCGAGGTGTTGAGGTGGAAGCGGGTGCCCGGGGCGTCGGCGCTCGCGTACTGCGGATAGTAGTAGTTGACCCCCAGGAAGTCCGGGGGCGCGCCGCGCAGCAGAGCCGCCGTCTCCTCCAGGCCCGGGGGCAGCAAACCTTTGCGGGAGTAGAGCTCCCGGACGTCCTCCGGGAAGCGGCCGTGCAGCGCCGCCTCGCTGAACCAGCGGTTGACCACGCCGTCGGCCAGCTCGGCCGCCCGCGCGTCCGCCGCGGAGTCCGTCGCGGGGTGGATGCGCGAGAGGTTGAGCACGATGCCCACGGCCGCGTCCCGGCGTTCCGCGCGCAGGGCCGCTGCGGCCAAGGCGTGGCCGCGCAGCAGGCCCTGGGCCGCGCGCAGGGCGCCGGCGTAGTCCCGCCTGCGGCAGGGGGGATGCAGGCCCGTCACGTAGCCGTTGAGCACGCTCCAGGCCGGCTCGTTGACCGTGGCCCAGAGCCGGACCCGGTCGCCGTAGCGCCGCGCGCAGGCGGCGGCGTAGTCGGCGAAGCGCGCGGCCGTGTCCGGATCCTCCCAGCCCCCGGACTCCCCGAGCTTGCTGGGCAGGTCCCAGTGGTACAGGGTCGCGTTGGGCGCGATGCCCGCGGTCAGCAGGGCGTCGAAGAGCCGGTCGTAGAAATCCGCGCCCGCCGCGTTGAGGCGGCCGCCCCCGCCGGGGAAGAGCCTGGGCCAGGAGATGGAGAGGCGGTAGCCGTTGTGGCCCAGCTCGGCCATGAGCCGCACGTCCTCGGCCCAGCGCCGGTAGTGCCCGCAGGCCGGCTCGGGCGAGGCGCCTGCGAAGATGCGCTCCGGATGCTCCCGGCAGAAGGCGTCCCAGACCGAGTCGCCCCGGCCGCCCTCGGCCGTGGCGCCCTCGATCTGCAGGGCCGAGGTGGCGCAGCCCCACACGAAGCCCGCGGGGAAACGCCTCAGCCCGGTCATGAGCCGGCTAGCCCGCCAGCAGGGCGCGCATCTCGGCGGCGCATTGCGGCGCGGCCGAGCCCACTAGGACGTGGGCCACGCCGTCCTTGGGCCGCATGACGCCGTAGGCCCCGGCCGCGGCCAGCGCGGCCGCGTCCAGGCGCGCGGGGTCCTTGAACTCGACGCGCAGGCGGGTGAAGGCGCAGGCCTCGACCCGCAGCAGGTTCTGGGCTCCGCCCAGCGCGGCCAGCATGCGCCCGGCCATCAGCGCGGCCTGCGGGTCCCGCGCCGGCTCGGGCGCGGCCTCCGCGGCCGGGGCCGCCGCCGCGTCCGCGGCGGGCAGGTCCGCCTCCGGGCCGGCCCCCTTGATGTAGAGCTCCATGTCGGTCTTGAGGTTCTCGGAGCGGGTGCCGAAGATGGCCTGCACCGCGTCGCCGGACATGACCACGCCGGCCGCGCCCAAGGACTTCAGCGCCGCCTGGTTGACCTTGGTGGCGTCCTGCACGCTGACGCGCAGGCGGGTGATGCAGGCGTCGAGGGCCTTGATGTTGGAGCGTCCGCCGAAGGCCAGGACCAGGCGGCGGGCGTGGTCGCCCACCGCGCCCTCGGCCACGGCCTCCTCGGCGTCCTCGCGGCCCGGGGTCTTGAGGTCGAAGGCGTCTATGGCCCAGCGGAACAGGGCGTAATACACGCAGGCGTAGACGGGCCCGATGACCAGCACCAGCCAGGGCTTGGTGTCCTTGGCGAAGTAGAGGACGTAGTCGATGCAGCCCTGCGAGAAGGTGAAGCCCAGCTTGGCCCCCAACACGGAGAACAGGATCTGGGAGGCGCCGGCCAGGACCGCGTGCAGGGCGTAGAGCACGGGCGCCACGAACATGAAGGAGAACTCGATGGGCTCGGTGATGCCGGTCAAGAACGAGGTCAGCGCCGCCGAGACCATGATGCCGCCGATGCGCTTGCGGTGCTCCGGCTTGGCGGCGTGCCACATGGCGATGGCCGCCGCGGGCAGGCCCCACATCTTGAAGAGGTAGGCCCCGCCCAGGATGCCGGCCGTGGGGTCGCCGGCGAAGAAGCGGGTGATGTCGCCGTGCACCACGGCGCCGGCCGGGTCCGTGAAGCTGCCGATCTCGAAGAAGAAGGGCACGTTCCAGATGTGGTGCAGGCCGAAGGGGATGAGCAGGCGCTCGACCACGCCGTAGACCGCGGCCGCCAGGGTCGGGTTGCCGTAGGCCGCGTACTCGGAGAAGGTCCGGATGCCGCGGCCGATGGGCGGCCAGACGAAGCTCAGCACGATGCCCAGGACCACGGCGGCGAAGGCCGTCACGATGGGCACGAAGCGCTTGCCCGAGAAGAAGCCCAGGTACGGGGGCAGCTCGATGCGGTAGTAGCGCTTGAACAGGCCCGCCGTGACCGCGCCGATGAGGATGCCGCCGAAGACGCCGGTGTCGATGGACTTGATGCCCATGATGGGCTTGACGTCCACGCCGTGGCGCGACGCCATCAGCCCCATGGTCGCGAGCATCACCGCGTAGCCCACCACCGCGGACATGGAGGCCACCCCGTCGTTCTCGGTCAGCCCCAGGACCACGCCGATGGCGAAGAAGAGCGGCAGGTTGCCGAAGATGACCCCGCCGGCCTCCTTCATGATGGAGGAGAGCAGGTCCGGCATCCAGGTGAAGCCCGCGCTGCCCACGCCGAGCAGGATGCCGGCCACGGGCAGGACCGCGACCGGCAGCATGAGCGACTTGCCGATCTTCTGGAGGAACCCGAAGGCGTTCTTGAAGATGTTCATGCCGCCACCTCCTGGCGCGCGATCAGGGCGCGCACTTCGGCCGCCGAGCCCAGGGCCACGGCCTGGCCGGCGAGCCTGCGGCACTCGGCGTAGTCGGCGCGCCGCACCGCGGCCTTGACCGCGGGGACGGCCGAGGGACTGACGCTGAGCTCCTCGACCCCCAGTCCGATGAGCAGGGGGATGGCCTGGACGTCGCCGGCCGCGCCGCCGCACACGCCCACGTGCCGGCCGTGGACGAGGGCGCCTTCGACCGTGCGCTGGATCATGAGCAGGACCGCCGGGTCCAGGGCATCCACGCGCGCGGCCATCTTCGGGTTGCCCCGGTCCATGGCCAAGGTGTACTGAGTGAGGTCGTTGGTCCCGATGGAGAAGAACGCCGCCTCGGCGGCCAGGTGGGCGCTGAGCAGGGCCGCGGAGGGGACTTCGATCATGACCCCGCAAGGGATGGCCGGGATGTCGAGCAGCTTGGCCTCCTCGTCGAGGATGGCCCGGGCCGCGCGGAACTCGGAGAGGTTGGCGACCATGGGGAACATGACCTTGAGCATGCCCCCGGCTTGGGAGGCGCGCAGCAGGGCGCGCAGCTGGGTGCGCAGGATCTCCGGGCGCTCCAGCAGCAGGCGGATGCCGCGCTCGCCCAGGAAGGGGTTCTGCTCCTTGGCCATGGCCAGGTAGGGCAGGTGCTTGTCTCCGCCCACGTCCAGGGCCCGGATGATGACCTCGGAGCGCGGGAAGGCCGCCGCTATGGCCGCGTAGGCCTCGCGCTGCTCCTCCTCGCCGGGGGCCTGCTCGCGCTCCAGGAAGAGGAACTCGGAGCGGCACAGCCCCACGCCCTCCGCGCCCAGGCGCGCGGCCGCCTGCGCGTCGGCGGCCTTGCCCACGTTGGCCGCGACCCGCACGCGGCGGCCGTCCTTGGTGCGCGCGTCGCCGGCCGCGGCGGCCAGGTCGGCCTCCTGGCGGCGGCGCGCGGCGTTCCGGGACGCCAGGGCCTTGTCGGTCTCCGCGGGAGTGGGCTCGGTGAGCAGGAAGCCCCGGTCCGCGTCCAGGATGAGCGGCGCGCCGTCCGGCACGGCCAGCAGGGCGGGAGGCAAAGCGGCCAGGGCCGGCAGCTCCAGGGCCCGGCAGAGGATGGCGACGTGGGAGGTCCCGCCTCCGCCTACGGTGGCTATGCCGCGCACCCGGCCGCGGTCCAGGCTGGCCGTGTCCGAGGGGGTCAGGTCCTCGGCCAGGAGGATGCAGTCCTGGGGGAACTCCCGGATCTGCGGCGCGGCGCCCGTGAGCAGGCGCAGCACGCGCCAGCCCACGTCCTTGACGTCCACGGCCCGGCCGGCCAGGAGCTCGTTGTTGAGCCGGCTCAACCGGCTGGCGAAGTCCTGGTAGGCGCATTTCCAGGCCGCGGCCGCGCCGGCGCCCTTGGCCAGGGCCGCCTCCGCGATGGCCAGCAGCTCGGGGTCGTCGAGCAGCTCGCGGTGCGCGCCGAAGATGGCGGCCTTGCCCTTGTCGCTCTCCGCGGCGAAGCGGGTCTGCAGGGCCTCCAGCTCGGCCTTGGCCGATTCCACGGCGCGGGCCAGGCGCGAGCGCGCCGCGGCCGGGTCCTCCGCGGCCTCCACGACCTCGGCTTCGGCGCGGCGGAACTGGAAGGCCTGGCCCAGCGCCAGCCCGGGCGCGGCGCAGACCCCGCCCAAAGCGCGCGGGTCCTTGGGCTTGGCCGGGGCCGGCTGGGGCCGGGGCGGCGGGGGCGCGGAGCTCGGCTCGTCGAGGGCGCCGGCCAGCAGGCGCGACAGAGCGGCCACGGCCTCGCGCGCGTCGGGCCCTTCGGCGACCAGCATCACCTTGTCGCCCTGCTTGACGTTGAGCGCCATGATGGAGACCAGGCTCTTGGCGTTGGCCTCGGAGTCGCCCCGGCGCGCGCGCACCGAGCTCAGGAAGCGCTTGGCCTCCTGGGCAAAAAGCGCGGCCGGGCGCGCGTGCAGGCCGGTGGGGTTGGAGATGAGGATGGCGTCGGAGCTGGCC contains the following coding sequences:
- a CDS encoding family 1 glycosylhydrolase, which gives rise to MTGLRRFPAGFVWGCATSALQIEGATAEGGRGDSVWDAFCREHPERIFAGASPEPACGHYRRWAEDVRLMAELGHNGYRLSISWPRLFPGGGGRLNAAGADFYDRLFDALLTAGIAPNATLYHWDLPSKLGESGGWEDPDTAARFADYAAACARRYGDRVRLWATVNEPAWSVLNGYVTGLHPPCRRRDYAGALRAAQGLLRGHALAAAALRAERRDAAVGIVLNLSRIHPATDSAADARAAELADGVVNRWFSEAALHGRFPEDVRELYSRKGLLPPGLEETAALLRGAPPDFLGVNYYYPQYASADAPGTRFHLNTSGRPEEDCEFSIAGLFRFVKNPRGRFTAWGWEIDPEGLYDLLLRVHQSRPGLPIYVTENGIGRVESLDNGTVDDAERIDFVRAHLEAVHRAIAAGAAVRGYYMWSLLDNFSWINGYRKRYGLLFVDRSTLDRFKKRSALWFAGVARANAL
- the ptsG gene encoding PTS glucose transporter subunit IIBC, whose translation is MFKNAFGFLQKIGKSLMLPVAVLPVAGILLGVGSAGFTWMPDLLSSIMKEAGGVIFGNLPLFFAIGVVLGLTENDGVASMSAVVGYAVMLATMGLMASRHGVDVKPIMGIKSIDTGVFGGILIGAVTAGLFKRYYRIELPPYLGFFSGKRFVPIVTAFAAVVLGIVLSFVWPPIGRGIRTFSEYAAYGNPTLAAAVYGVVERLLIPFGLHHIWNVPFFFEIGSFTDPAGAVVHGDITRFFAGDPTAGILGGAYLFKMWGLPAAAIAMWHAAKPEHRKRIGGIMVSAALTSFLTGITEPIEFSFMFVAPVLYALHAVLAGASQILFSVLGAKLGFTFSQGCIDYVLYFAKDTKPWLVLVIGPVYACVYYALFRWAIDAFDLKTPGREDAEEAVAEGAVGDHARRLVLAFGGRSNIKALDACITRLRVSVQDATKVNQAALKSLGAAGVVMSGDAVQAIFGTRSENLKTDMELYIKGAGPEADLPAADAAAAPAAEAAPEPARDPQAALMAGRMLAALGGAQNLLRVEACAFTRLRVEFKDPARLDAAALAAAGAYGVMRPKDGVAHVLVGSAAPQCAAEMRALLAG
- the ptsP gene encoding phosphoenolpyruvate--protein phosphotransferase → MNPSSAQSSILRLLAPLDGRIVPLDKVPDPVFAQRIVGDGVSIDPTSSVVLAPCAGEVLHAHAAGHALTLRGEEGLEIMIHVGVDTVQLKGEGFALKVRLGDRVAAGQELLRFDADLVARKAKSLLTQLLVTNVDRVGALTHPDGDVRAGRDAALEVSLRAAAPQQQAQAGVQASSDAILISNPTGLHARPAALFAQEAKRFLSSVRARRGDSEANAKSLVSIMALNVKQGDKVMLVAEGPDAREAVAALSRLLAGALDEPSSAPPPPRPQPAPAKPKDPRALGGVCAAPGLALGQAFQFRRAEAEVVEAAEDPAAARSRLARAVESAKAELEALQTRFAAESDKGKAAIFGAHRELLDDPELLAIAEAALAKGAGAAAAWKCAYQDFASRLSRLNNELLAGRAVDVKDVGWRVLRLLTGAAPQIREFPQDCILLAEDLTPSDTASLDRGRVRGIATVGGGGTSHVAILCRALELPALAALPPALLAVPDGAPLILDADRGFLLTEPTPAETDKALASRNAARRRQEADLAAAAGDARTKDGRRVRVAANVGKAADAQAAARLGAEGVGLCRSEFLFLEREQAPGEEEQREAYAAIAAAFPRSEVIIRALDVGGDKHLPYLAMAKEQNPFLGERGIRLLLERPEILRTQLRALLRASQAGGMLKVMFPMVANLSEFRAARAILDEEAKLLDIPAIPCGVMIEVPSAALLSAHLAAEAAFFSIGTNDLTQYTLAMDRGNPKMAARVDALDPAVLLMIQRTVEGALVHGRHVGVCGGAAGDVQAIPLLIGLGVEELSVSPSAVPAVKAAVRRADYAECRRLAGQAVALGSAAEVRALIARQEVAA